The genome window GGTTCTTAACGGGCGGATTAGCCAGCATGATCTCTGCCGCGGCTATCCTCCCTGAGCCATCAGCCCGGGGCACCAGCACCTGGCAGAGCACGGCGATCAAGAGCGAAGCCAGGCGCGCCTGAGCCAGGGGACGCTCATGCAGCGGGAACATGTCTATTACCCTCTCTATGGCCTGGGGCGCGCTGGGGGCATGGCCGGTGGACATCACCATGTGCCCCGTCTCCGCCAGCGTCAGCACCGCCGATGCCGTCTCCAGATCCCTCATCTCGCCCACCAGGATCATGTTGGGGTCCTGTCTTAAGACGTGCTTTAAGGCAGACGAAAAGGAGTGGGTATCGCTACCCAACTGGCGCTGGGTTACGGCACACTTAATGCTCTCGTAGATATACTCAATGGGGTCCTCGATGGTGACCACGTGGCGGCTCTCTGTCAGGTTCAAGTGCTGGATCATGGCTGCCTGAGTGGTGCTCTTGCCGCTGCCGGTAGGCCCCGTGACTACTAGCAACCCCCTGGGCCTCAGGGCGAGATCCTTATATATCTGGGGTAACTCCATCTCGTCTATGGTCGGGATTTGCTGCGGCAACAGGCGGATGGCCAGGCTGATGGCCCCACGCTGCTTGGCCGCATTGCCACGCAGGCGCCCCACACCCGGCAAGCTATAGGCGAAGTCCAGCTCCAGGTGGGTGGCGAAGTGCTCCCTTTCCTGAGGAGTGGTTATCTGGGCAAAAGCCTCGTTTATCTCCTCGGGGCTCAGCGGCCGACTACCATCCGCAGGCTCCAGCCCACCCCTCACCCGGAACAGCGGCGGGCTGGACACCACCAGGTGTAAGTCGGAGGCTCCGACTGCCTTCGCCTTCAGCAGCAATGCAAAGATATCCATGTTTCCGCCCCCCCTTCTTGTTAGAGGCCGCTCAGTCCCCGTCCCCGCTTCTTTTCTGGGCTAAGAGAGGTGGTGGGTTCCGTCCGCCCCACAGAGAGGAAGGACTGCACCCACCCTACGACTATCCCTATGGTTCCGGTGGCTCTTATTTATTACGACGCCTTTATCCACTTCTGGTTAGCTGCATCCCATGCGATGCTATCACCCCAACCGCCTGGAGCGGCGTCACTTATGTTGCCGGTGGTGGTATTGAAGGTGTATTCTCCCTTAGGGCCTTTGTCCAGATAGGGGATTACGTCAGCCGAGGTGGCCGGCCACTCGTCATTTTCTGCCAGATAGGCCGTGGCCGCCGTCTTCACGTTGGCAACTTCACTGTTCGCCGCGCTCAAGGTCCCGGACGTCTTGAAGGCGCCGACGCTGGGGATAACGATACCGGCGATGATGCCCAGGATGACCACCACGATCAGCAGCTCAATCAGGGTGACACCTCTCTGCCCGCGGTGGAACCCTCCCAGCCTCTTTCTGATAAACCTCCTGATCTTCATTTGTGTTTCACCTCCTTACTATTTTGCGTTATTTTTCGACCTCTCTTGGGCTTAACGCAGCCCAGGCTCAGAAACCCTACAGTGTAATGTATCGCTTTTCTCCACCCCCT of Chloroflexota bacterium contains these proteins:
- a CDS encoding PilT/PilU family type 4a pilus ATPase; this encodes MDIFALLLKAKAVGASDLHLVVSSPPLFRVRGGLEPADGSRPLSPEEINEAFAQITTPQEREHFATHLELDFAYSLPGVGRLRGNAAKQRGAISLAIRLLPQQIPTIDEMELPQIYKDLALRPRGLLVVTGPTGSGKSTTQAAMIQHLNLTESRHVVTIEDPIEYIYESIKCAVTQRQLGSDTHSFSSALKHVLRQDPNMILVGEMRDLETASAVLTLAETGHMVMSTGHAPSAPQAIERVIDMFPLHERPLAQARLASLLIAVLCQVLVPRADGSGRIAAAEIMLANPPVKNLIREGKIYLLYNVIRTHREIGMITMDEALVNLYLRQAISGESLMSFCNDRQEVEKLIGRMDIKKDGQPKHRNGVFQGAMDPLMMGESPSEKDTFVAPFRVGTASQRR
- a CDS encoding prepilin-type N-terminal cleavage/methylation domain-containing protein, whose amino-acid sequence is MKIRRFIRKRLGGFHRGQRGVTLIELLIVVVILGIIAGIVIPSVGAFKTSGTLSAANSEVANVKTAATAYLAENDEWPATSADVIPYLDKGPKGEYTFNTTTGNISDAAPGGWGDSIAWDAANQKWIKAS